The Halarchaeum grantii genome includes a window with the following:
- a CDS encoding FAD-dependent oxidoreductase gives MTLASIERYDPERVATVGERAVVAGGSVAGLCAARVLADAFEDVVVFERDALSEGPAARDGAPQTHHPHALLEAGRATLADVFPGFGEDLLSAGGLLIDSGSDMTWYDRGGTLAGTDARLPTYCASRPLFEHVVRERVRAVENVTLRGGHRVLDYDHADGRVSGVAVRDDAGETRHVEASLVVDATGRASHTPDWLAEHGYPAPESEEVTVDVVYGSTRIDRPADDRRMLLCAPQPERPRGAALIPIEDGQWEVIFQGVHGEPVPTERDAFVEWAASIPVDDIGRLVRERPWTADGVRRYPFPANVRRRYDALDRFPEGLVVTGDAIASFNPIYGQGMSVAALDALCLHHELAAGLEGIGPRVFERASDIVEATWRLAVGNDFTFAETTGPKPLGTNALNAYVGRLVERAQTDPFLSETFLRVYRLERPATDLFRPRVLWRALRP, from the coding sequence ATGACGCTGGCCAGCATCGAGCGCTACGATCCCGAGCGGGTCGCGACCGTCGGCGAGCGAGCGGTCGTCGCGGGCGGCAGCGTCGCGGGCCTCTGTGCGGCCCGCGTGCTCGCCGACGCCTTCGAGGACGTCGTCGTGTTCGAGCGCGACGCGCTCTCCGAGGGGCCGGCCGCGCGCGACGGCGCCCCGCAGACCCACCACCCGCACGCGCTCCTCGAGGCGGGTCGGGCGACGCTCGCGGACGTCTTCCCCGGTTTCGGCGAGGACCTGCTGTCGGCGGGCGGCCTCCTCATCGACTCCGGGAGCGACATGACGTGGTACGACCGCGGCGGGACGCTCGCCGGGACGGACGCGCGCCTCCCGACCTACTGCGCGTCGCGCCCGCTCTTCGAGCACGTCGTCCGCGAACGCGTTCGCGCCGTCGAGAACGTCACGCTCCGGGGCGGCCACCGCGTCCTCGACTACGACCACGCCGACGGGCGCGTGAGCGGCGTCGCGGTCCGCGACGACGCGGGCGAGACGCGACACGTCGAGGCGTCGCTCGTCGTCGACGCGACCGGGCGCGCCAGCCACACGCCCGACTGGCTCGCCGAACACGGCTACCCGGCGCCGGAGAGCGAGGAGGTGACGGTGGACGTCGTCTACGGCTCCACGCGGATCGACCGGCCGGCCGACGACCGCCGGATGCTCCTCTGTGCGCCCCAGCCGGAGCGCCCGCGCGGCGCCGCGCTCATCCCGATCGAGGACGGCCAGTGGGAGGTCATCTTCCAGGGCGTCCACGGCGAACCCGTCCCGACCGAGCGCGACGCGTTCGTCGAGTGGGCGGCGTCCATCCCGGTCGACGACATCGGCCGTCTCGTCCGCGAGCGCCCGTGGACGGCCGACGGCGTGCGGCGCTACCCGTTCCCCGCGAACGTGCGCCGGCGCTACGACGCGCTCGACCGCTTCCCCGAGGGGCTGGTGGTGACCGGGGACGCCATCGCGAGCTTCAACCCCATCTACGGACAGGGGATGTCGGTCGCGGCGCTCGACGCGCTCTGCCTCCACCACGAACTCGCGGCCGGCCTTGAGGGCATCGGGCCGCGCGTCTTCGAGCGGGCGAGCGATATCGTCGAGGCGACGTGGCGCCTCGCCGTCGGCAACGACTTCACGTTCGCGGAGACGACCGGGCCGAAGCCGCTCGGGACGAACGCCCTCAACGCCTACGTCGGCCGCCTCGTCGAGCGCGCGCAGACCGACCCGTTCCTCTCCGAGACGTTCCTTCGCGTCTATCGACTCGAACGCCCCGCGACGGACCTGTTCCGCCCGCGCGTCCTGTGGCGCGCGCTCCGACCGTAG
- a CDS encoding acc operon protein — MDLTIPESASEAEAAAIVAAITAHLSERRALAVAAARDAADESASWDGEKWRFAGRLDAIGDTGKRVPDGAPTDAWSAAGRAERF, encoded by the coding sequence ATGGACCTCACGATACCCGAGTCGGCGAGTGAGGCGGAGGCGGCCGCGATCGTCGCGGCCATCACCGCGCACCTGAGCGAGCGCCGCGCGCTCGCGGTCGCGGCGGCGCGCGACGCCGCGGACGAGTCGGCGTCGTGGGACGGCGAGAAGTGGCGCTTCGCCGGGCGCCTCGACGCCATCGGCGACACCGGGAAGCGCGTGCCGGACGGCGCGCCGACGGACGCGTGGAGCGCGGCCGGACGCGCCGAGCGCTTCTGA
- a CDS encoding acyl-CoA carboxylase subunit beta — protein MDERIEELRERKRRAEKGGGESRIESQHEKGKMTARERIDYFLDDGTFTEFDALRTHRSHNFGMEENTIPGDGVVTGYGEVNGRKTFVFAHDFTAFGGSLGEVFCEKVCKVMDKAMEVGAPVIGLNDSAGARIQEGVESLGGVGEIFHKNQQASGVVPQISAIMGPCAGGAVYSPALTDFVFMVKETSHMFITGPDVIETVTGEEVGFDELGGATAHTSTSGVAHFAEESEEDALDDIRRLLSYLPQNNVEDPPRVEPWDDPERRPEELESIVPDEPRKPYDAVDVVDELMDEGSFFEVQPDYAKNLVVGFARLDGRSVGVVANQPRVNAGTLDIDASEKASRFVRFCDSFNVPIVSLVDVPGFLPGTDQEHEGIIRHGAKLLYAYSEASVPLLTVITRKAYGGAYDVMASKHLGADVNYAWPTAEIAVMGPRGAVNVLYRKELSEAEDPDELRDALVEEYREEFANPYTAADRGFLDDVIEPAETRQRLISDLEMLASKREDGPSKKHGNIPL, from the coding sequence ATGGACGAGCGCATCGAGGAACTGCGCGAGCGCAAACGCCGCGCCGAGAAGGGCGGCGGCGAGTCCCGCATCGAGTCCCAGCACGAGAAGGGCAAGATGACGGCGCGCGAACGCATCGACTACTTCCTCGACGACGGCACCTTCACGGAGTTCGACGCGCTCCGCACGCATCGCTCGCACAACTTCGGGATGGAGGAGAACACCATCCCCGGCGACGGCGTCGTGACGGGGTACGGCGAAGTGAACGGGCGGAAGACGTTCGTCTTCGCGCACGACTTCACGGCCTTCGGCGGCAGCCTCGGCGAGGTCTTCTGCGAGAAGGTCTGTAAGGTCATGGACAAGGCGATGGAGGTCGGCGCGCCCGTCATCGGCCTCAACGACTCCGCCGGCGCGCGCATCCAGGAGGGCGTCGAGTCGCTCGGTGGGGTCGGCGAGATCTTCCACAAGAACCAGCAGGCGAGCGGCGTCGTTCCCCAAATTTCGGCCATTATGGGGCCGTGCGCGGGCGGCGCGGTCTACTCGCCCGCGCTCACCGACTTCGTCTTCATGGTGAAGGAGACGAGCCACATGTTCATCACCGGCCCGGACGTCATCGAGACGGTCACCGGCGAAGAGGTCGGCTTCGACGAGCTTGGGGGCGCGACCGCGCACACCTCGACGTCGGGCGTCGCGCACTTCGCCGAGGAGTCCGAGGAGGACGCCCTCGACGACATCCGTCGCCTCCTCTCCTACCTCCCGCAGAACAACGTCGAGGACCCGCCCAGAGTGGAGCCGTGGGACGACCCCGAGCGGCGCCCCGAAGAACTGGAGAGTATCGTCCCGGACGAACCGCGCAAGCCCTACGACGCCGTCGACGTCGTCGACGAGCTGATGGACGAGGGCTCATTCTTCGAGGTCCAACCCGACTACGCGAAGAACCTCGTGGTGGGGTTCGCGCGCCTCGACGGGCGCTCCGTCGGCGTGGTCGCGAACCAGCCGCGGGTGAACGCGGGCACGCTCGACATCGACGCCTCGGAGAAGGCGAGCCGGTTCGTGCGCTTCTGTGACTCCTTCAACGTCCCCATCGTCTCCCTCGTGGACGTCCCGGGCTTCCTCCCCGGCACCGACCAAGAGCACGAGGGCATCATCCGCCACGGCGCGAAACTCCTCTACGCCTACTCGGAGGCGAGCGTCCCGCTCCTCACCGTCATCACGCGCAAGGCCTACGGCGGCGCGTACGACGTCATGGCCTCCAAGCACCTCGGCGCGGACGTCAACTACGCGTGGCCCACGGCCGAAATCGCCGTGATGGGGCCGCGCGGCGCCGTCAACGTCCTCTACCGGAAGGAGCTCTCGGAGGCCGAGGACCCGGACGAGCTCCGGGACGCGCTCGTCGAGGAATACAGAGAAGAGTTCGCGAACCCCTACACGGCCGCCGACCGGGGGTTCCTCGACGACGTCATCGAACCCGCAGAGACGCGCCAGCGGCTCATCTCCGACCTCGAGATGCTCGCGTCGAAGCGCGAGGACGGCCCGTCGAAGAAGCACGGGAACATCCCGCTCTGA
- a CDS encoding sodium-dependent transporter — protein MTRETWKTRAGFILAAVGSAVGLGNIWRFPWMTANNGGSAFLLLYLGIVLLVGVPGLLGAFVIGRRSQRNPVGALRDLSGGSRLWGAFGLFAVATTLLLVSFYSVVGGWFVRYTAASATASYFGQSGAYFSAISHGPGALAFGFAFLAASAAIVYGGVEKGIERATKLMMPAIVLLLVALTAWTFTRPGALDGAAFLLSPDVAYLRANALDILPAAVGQALFTLSLGTGTMITYASYLGEERSLPSDATTIAVLNTGVGVLAGLLVFPLLFSFGLDVGSGGPGAIFVSVASAFASLGVFGRVLGVAFFGVVLLAALSSAISMLEIPVAYLVDEHDVPRSRATVGVAGLVAVGTAACALDASVFGLLANTLVNLLMTAGLAGFLLFVGWVLGRRALAEYEAGAGEFARSLGTPWLLFVGVLIPIFLLFTLITGLLPVLGVSVTELDVMGVRVASSTLSLVGAVVVTLLAVAGLRRPDSML, from the coding sequence ATGACACGCGAGACGTGGAAGACGCGCGCGGGGTTCATCCTCGCCGCCGTCGGCTCCGCGGTCGGCCTCGGCAACATCTGGCGGTTCCCGTGGATGACCGCGAACAACGGCGGTAGCGCGTTCCTCCTCCTCTACCTCGGCATCGTTCTCCTCGTGGGCGTTCCCGGTCTCCTCGGCGCGTTCGTGATCGGCCGACGCTCGCAGCGAAACCCCGTCGGCGCGCTCCGCGACCTCTCCGGCGGCTCCCGGCTCTGGGGCGCGTTCGGCCTCTTCGCCGTCGCGACGACGCTCCTCCTCGTCTCCTTCTACTCGGTCGTCGGGGGCTGGTTCGTCCGGTACACCGCCGCCTCCGCCACCGCGAGCTACTTCGGCCAGTCGGGCGCGTACTTCTCCGCGATCAGCCACGGGCCCGGCGCACTCGCCTTCGGGTTCGCGTTCCTCGCGGCCAGCGCCGCCATCGTCTACGGCGGCGTCGAGAAGGGAATCGAGCGCGCGACGAAACTGATGATGCCCGCCATCGTCCTCCTCCTCGTCGCGCTCACCGCCTGGACGTTCACGCGACCCGGCGCCCTCGACGGCGCGGCGTTCCTCCTCTCCCCGGACGTCGCCTACCTCCGCGCGAACGCCCTCGACATCCTCCCGGCGGCCGTCGGGCAGGCGCTCTTCACGCTCTCGCTCGGCACCGGGACGATGATCACGTACGCCTCCTACCTCGGCGAGGAGCGCTCGCTCCCGAGCGACGCCACCACCATCGCCGTCCTCAACACCGGCGTCGGCGTCCTCGCCGGCCTGCTCGTCTTCCCGCTCCTCTTCAGCTTCGGCCTCGACGTCGGGAGCGGCGGCCCCGGCGCCATCTTCGTCTCCGTCGCGAGCGCGTTCGCCTCCCTCGGGGTCTTCGGGCGCGTCCTCGGCGTCGCGTTCTTCGGCGTCGTCCTGCTCGCCGCGCTCTCCTCCGCCATCAGCATGCTCGAAATCCCGGTCGCGTACCTCGTCGACGAGCACGATGTCCCGCGCTCGCGTGCGACCGTCGGCGTCGCCGGCCTCGTCGCCGTCGGCACCGCCGCGTGCGCGCTCGACGCCTCGGTCTTCGGCCTGCTCGCGAACACGCTCGTCAACCTCCTCATGACCGCCGGCCTCGCGGGCTTCCTCCTCTTCGTCGGCTGGGTGCTCGGCCGGCGCGCCCTCGCGGAGTACGAGGCGGGCGCGGGCGAGTTCGCGCGCTCGCTCGGGACGCCGTGGCTCCTCTTCGTCGGCGTCCTCATCCCGATCTTCCTCCTCTTCACGCTCATCACCGGCCTCCTGCCCGTCCTCGGCGTCTCCGTCACCGAACTCGACGTGATGGGCGTCCGCGTGGCGTCCTCGACGCTCTCGCTCGTCGGCGCCGTCGTGGTCACGCTCCTCGCCGTCGCCGGCCTCCGGCGGCCGGACTCGATGCTGTAG
- a CDS encoding sodium-dependent transporter: MAQRETWTSRAGFIFAAVGSAVGLGNIWSFPFQTASNGGAAFLVVYLLAVFLIGFPTMLIEFTIGRRSKQNAVSAFAELGYGDWTFAGAIGVFASFITLAFYSVVGGWVISYIVGSVTGAYLGDAGAYFGSVSSGLVAVGAHAVFIAVTIGIVAFGVADGIERATKFMIPAILVLLVGLAAWASTLPGAGAGYSYYLSPDFSVIASNFADIVPAAMGQAFFTLSLGFGVMIAYASYLGRDDSLPGDSAIIVVLNTIVALLAGFAVFPILAATSGVGDASGGAGTAFIALAGAFGQLPAGQIIGLVFFVVLLFAALSSSISLLEAPTSYVVDSQGMERRTVAIGIGAVAFVLGIAPAYGYVGLFNDLVFNVLLPVAVLFIALFVGWVANREAVDELGRGSSIGEGATTIWLWWVRIVVPIAVIVTLYLGVTSFYTGLTTGAYF; encoded by the coding sequence ATGGCACAACGAGAGACCTGGACGAGCCGCGCGGGGTTCATCTTCGCCGCGGTCGGCAGCGCAGTGGGGCTGGGGAACATCTGGTCGTTCCCGTTCCAGACAGCATCGAACGGCGGGGCCGCCTTCCTGGTGGTCTATCTGCTCGCCGTCTTCCTCATCGGCTTCCCGACGATGCTCATCGAGTTCACCATCGGGCGGCGCTCGAAACAGAACGCCGTCTCCGCGTTCGCTGAACTCGGCTACGGGGACTGGACGTTCGCGGGCGCCATCGGCGTCTTCGCGTCGTTCATCACCCTCGCCTTCTACTCGGTCGTCGGCGGCTGGGTCATCAGCTACATCGTCGGCAGCGTGACCGGCGCCTACCTCGGTGACGCCGGGGCCTACTTCGGCAGCGTCTCCTCCGGCCTCGTCGCCGTCGGCGCGCACGCCGTCTTCATCGCGGTCACCATCGGCATCGTCGCGTTCGGCGTCGCGGACGGCATCGAGCGCGCGACCAAGTTCATGATCCCGGCGATCCTCGTGTTGCTCGTCGGCCTCGCGGCGTGGGCGTCGACCCTCCCCGGCGCGGGCGCGGGGTACAGCTACTACCTCTCCCCGGACTTCAGCGTCATCGCGAGCAACTTCGCCGACATCGTGCCGGCGGCGATGGGGCAGGCGTTCTTCACGCTCTCGCTCGGGTTCGGCGTGATGATCGCCTACGCCTCCTACCTCGGACGCGACGACAGCCTCCCCGGTGACAGCGCCATCATCGTCGTGCTCAACACGATCGTCGCGCTCCTCGCCGGCTTCGCCGTCTTCCCGATCCTCGCCGCGACGAGCGGCGTCGGGGACGCCTCCGGCGGTGCCGGCACGGCCTTCATCGCGCTCGCCGGCGCGTTCGGCCAGCTGCCGGCCGGCCAGATCATCGGCCTCGTCTTCTTCGTCGTCCTCCTGTTCGCCGCGCTCTCCTCCTCCATCAGCCTCCTCGAGGCGCCGACGTCCTACGTCGTCGACTCGCAGGGCATGGAGCGCCGGACGGTCGCCATCGGCATCGGCGCCGTCGCCTTCGTGCTCGGCATCGCCCCGGCGTACGGCTACGTCGGCCTCTTCAACGACCTCGTGTTCAACGTCCTCCTCCCGGTCGCGGTGCTGTTCATCGCGCTCTTCGTCGGCTGGGTCGCCAACCGCGAAGCCGTCGACGAGCTCGGGCGCGGGTCCTCCATCGGCGAGGGCGCGACGACTATCTGGCTCTGGTGGGTGCGCATCGTCGTCCCCATCGCGGTCATCGTCACCCTCTACCTCGGCGTCACCTCCTTCTACACGGGACTGACGACCGGCGCGTACTTCTGA
- a CDS encoding NADPH:quinone reductase, translating into MRAVRYHETGGPDVLRVDEGVPIPEPKADEVRIDVRAAGVNPVDTYFREGAYEPATLPMIPGSDFAGVVDAVGGDVTEWAVGDRVFGTGLGNWNQGSYAEYAVAGADALAPLPTGVSFAEGAAVALVGVTAWRALLDHGNLEPAATCLVHGGSGGVGHVAVQLADATGATVTTTAREAYHDRLRTLGADAVLDYRREDLADAIVEAGAPDVILDHRVDDYVGLDVEVAAPGATVVAIGNTDAAATLPDVPGARAKELTVALMSMYNTPDFGDVLGRLARLLADGRLAPDVERSYALEEAADAQRAVVEESFFGKLVVEP; encoded by the coding sequence ATGCGCGCTGTCCGCTACCACGAGACCGGCGGTCCCGACGTACTGCGAGTCGATGAGGGCGTCCCGATACCGGAGCCGAAGGCGGACGAGGTCCGCATCGACGTGCGGGCGGCGGGCGTCAACCCCGTAGACACCTACTTCCGCGAGGGCGCCTACGAGCCCGCGACCCTCCCGATGATTCCGGGCTCGGACTTCGCGGGCGTCGTGGACGCCGTCGGCGGCGACGTCACCGAGTGGGCGGTCGGCGACCGCGTCTTCGGCACCGGCCTCGGGAACTGGAATCAGGGGTCGTACGCGGAGTACGCCGTCGCCGGCGCCGACGCCCTCGCGCCGCTCCCCACCGGCGTCTCCTTCGCCGAGGGCGCGGCCGTCGCGCTCGTCGGCGTGACAGCGTGGCGCGCGCTCCTCGACCACGGCAACCTCGAACCCGCCGCGACCTGTCTCGTCCACGGCGGCTCCGGCGGGGTGGGTCACGTCGCCGTCCAGCTCGCGGACGCCACCGGCGCGACCGTGACGACGACCGCGCGCGAGGCGTACCACGACCGCCTGCGGACGCTCGGCGCGGACGCCGTTCTCGACTACCGGCGCGAGGACCTCGCCGACGCCATCGTCGAGGCGGGCGCGCCGGACGTGATACTCGACCACCGCGTCGACGACTACGTCGGCCTCGACGTCGAGGTCGCCGCGCCCGGCGCGACCGTCGTCGCCATCGGAAACACCGACGCGGCGGCGACGCTCCCGGACGTCCCGGGCGCTCGCGCGAAGGAGCTCACCGTCGCGCTCATGAGCATGTACAACACGCCGGACTTCGGCGACGTGCTCGGCCGCCTCGCGCGACTGCTCGCGGACGGTCGGCTCGCGCCGGACGTCGAGCGGAGCTACGCGCTCGAGGAGGCCGCCGACGCCCAGCGCGCGGTCGTCGAGGAGTCCTTCTTCGGGAAGCTCGTCGTCGAGCCCTGA